CAGTGCGGGTCGGAATGGAACCTCTCGACGCCGCCGAACACCGGGCGACGGCCCCGCTCGTCACAGAGGAAGATGCGCTGGAGCCGGTTCGTGATCTCTTTGGCGACGTCGAAGAGGTTCATCAGGTGGCCGGAGCCGGTCGGGCACTCGATGCGGAAGGCATCCCCGTAGTAGCCGTAGAACGACAGGAGCGCCCGGAGGAGGAGCGCATTGACCGGGAACCAGATCGGTCCGCGCCAGTTGGAGTTGCCCCCGAACAT
The DNA window shown above is from Candidatus Eisenbacteria bacterium and carries:
- a CDS encoding glucosidase: MFGGNSNWRGPIWFPVNALLLRALLSFYGYYGDAFRIECPTGSGHLMNLFDVAKEITNRLQRIFLCDERGRRPVFGGVERFHSDPHWRDHVPFYEYFHGDNGAGVGAGHQTGWTALVAPLMQLFGRVDARTFLEGGRTTVFRRPAVAEPRSESGSRAVERQDN